acggagagagagtgtgtgtgtgtgagagagagagagagagagaacggCTTGTTATCACCGGGTGAGGATAGTGAGAGGGCGAGCGTGAGCTAGTGTATATAGAGTACCAGTCGGAGTTGCTAAGAGATGAGACGAACCGAACCGGCGTCTTACTGTCTGTCTGTGTGTGGGCGGGCAACAAGGTTAAAAGATGGATATGCAAAGAACTGGATACGCAGAACTGGATGCGCAGAACTAAATCTGGATGCAAAGAGGAGCCCAAGACCCAGAGTTTTGAGAGACGAACACCCAGTTCCGGACAACCAAGTAAGAGTCCTTTTTCAGTCGTTCAGGCCTCACGGCAGTGTTGGACCGACGGAGGACTCCACTGCGTGCGTCAGCTCTGGTCCCTACCAAGGCCCCCGTCGGCATTCAGGCCGGTTGGCTGACGTCAATGGGCTGGATGGACCGCGTAGTTCGACGCGACGGGGCGTTGATAATAAGAAAGCagggggcgacggcgaggttggaaaacaacaacaacaacaaaaaaagCATCAATATGGAGGTTGGCAAGACCGTTATCAAAACATGTTGGAGTACATACAGTACAATAGGGTTTGACAACAAGAGAGCGCCAGATGAACAAAGAACAGCAGAGCCGCCTTGTTGCGGGCAGGGATGAGCAAGGCCCAGTCTCTTCTTGGCATTAAGTGTCGAATATTGTCGTCGGTAGCCAGGAGCCATGACAACCAAATGCTCATGTGATGAGCATTGTCAACTCGGAATTCCCCTCGGAGGCGACGAGACGTCGCAATTGAATACATAGCATGCCTTTCGTCTCAAGACCTCCAACCTGCGCGGCCGATGCTGATGTCAATGCCATACTGGTGGGTGAACCCCCCTAAAAGAGAGGGAAGCTCTCAATTGGCAGCACATTGGGTTAAGACTTCTAGCCGCGAGGATGTGTGTCAATCGCTCGGCGGAAATGGTGGATTCTCAGGTCGCAACGCTTTGCAGTATCTCGAGTTATGTTGCTAAGGGTTGGGATCCCGGGCGGTGTTGGATGTTGCGGCATGGCCGACAATGAGTCGAGTACTAACTATCTATCCACGGTTGTCTTGGTTGATTCCAGTGCTTCTGGTGCAAGGTCAAATGCTGCGAAGACGACACACCAACACACGAAAGTGTCCTAGACGAGCCGATTCCCCCTCACCTGTCACCACGCCAATGAGAAAGGGTAACGGGGGAGAAGGCACTGGAACATAGCCTCACGGGTGTGCGAGGCTTTTGAACACATCTTGAGTGCATGACTATGGTGGTTGGATTCGGAAATGCACTGTTGATCACTGTCAGTTTGCAGGTGTAATTAATAATCGTGCTCAAAATGTCTCGCACGAGTTACCCTGGAACCACTCCCGCAGTCATCGTATCTATGCTCGCTCATATCCGTTGCCCTGGGTCCAttgccgacgacggggcaGTGAAGAACTGCTGGCCGTGGACAAGGAAACCCTCGCCAGCCATCTGTTCCAGAACACCGGATCCTACGAAATCACTTCCACATGCGATAGTCGAGCGGGCGGGCCGTTACCGAAGGCGGTCTTCGGCACTGCCATGCCGGCCGAGATCGTTGTCaggcgccggcatcgacaccaTCGGGCTGAACCGGCAGATTAGCCCCCGTTGAACCCCTTCTGGTCTCTGCCGGCCATGCGTTCCTACATGCACACCGGCATCGTGCTGGTGGTCACGGCCACGAGAAAGAGGCTTCCAGCAGATGCGGTCTCTCCGGCGAGACGGACATCGAAGATCGACCACGAAGACCAACTTCAAGACGTGTGTTTGGGTAATCGGCCTCTTCACATTGAACGATGGTGACAAAAAAATACCTGAGTCTTGTACTAACGCCCGTGAGCTAGCTCTTCTCCGAAACGGTACCATGTGCCCACGgatcgagagagagagagagagagagagagtttgACAATTGGTAAATCTCGTATAATATCCGAAGACGTCGGTTCTCTGAATAGAGTGTCGGTAAGAGTTGCCCGTTCTACGTGTGATCGAAGCGTCAGTGGGGATCAAGAGAATGTGGAGGGCTTTTAggctcttctcctcccactcGTTCTGGAAGAGTCGCTGTGGGTTATCCAGGGAGGGGGCATTCCAATATACATTGGGTGCCGCAGATAGCCGTAGAGTTTAATCCacttggggggggggggggggagcgcGTTGATCGAGGGAAGAAGTCTAGGAGAAAAACAACAAGGTCTCTTGAGGATGGAGGGTCTCCCGCATCCAAGTCATCGTCAGTGTCTCACCATCTCGTTGCTCAGAACCGCCCGCAACCATAGAGACACCgacccgtccgtccgtcctgGGAAGAGAGACACGAATCCCCAGGGACGGGACCCGATGATGAGGTACGGAAATCTCCGACTCGGCTCGTCTCTTGTGATGCCAAGCCCCCATCGATgtcgagaggggggggggggggtccttTGGACCGCAGTCTCCAAGATGTACGAGACGCGCCTCCAACGCCAAGGCGCCATGTGGCCGACTCGGCCGCGGCGATTCGTGCACATGCCGCTGGGCCATTCGCAGTTTTTGTGAtctttcctctccccccccctttcatTATGTCGTTTCTCGTTTGCATAGCAAGGGTCAGTCAGGACAAGGCCTTGGCCGAAGCGGTGCCAATGCTCTGGGCGAGACGAGAGCAAACAGAAAGCGACCGGGTGCGGGTGCAAccgagaggagggggggggggggggcggatTTGTTTGGATTTAGGTGTGTTAACTACGGTTGGTTTCGAGACGGGGGCTTATCTGGCGGCGTGCCcagcgacgaggacatcaccatcaccacctgGAACATTTGGACTCTTGTGAGAAAGTcttgggaggggagggggggagcaGAGTCGTACGAGCGGGCTGTCGAGCCCGGAACACCAAGCTCAGGGCCGCCAATTGGCCAGTTCTCCTCCGCATTGTGAATCACGGGGCAAGGTGAACCCTCCCAAGAGCCTCGTCTAGCGGGCGGAGGCCCGAGTCAATGGGTCTTGGTAttgagtgagtgggtgaaCGTGATGTGGTGGGATTGGGGGCCAATCTCGACGTTcctttttggggggggggaggtggcCATGTTCGTCATCGGGGCGCGCGATTGTCGAGATCAGCGATTTGACAAGAGAAAACATCGAACGCTTGACGGACGGAACTGATTGACTCGCTTCGCTTCATGGCGGTTTGCTTGGCGAGCCGCCCAGCGGTGATGTGCTACCACCGTCGGCGCCTTTGGAAGTGATCGATCCCTGACCatgggcagagagagagagagagagagagagagagaggacagagagagagagaaatagCCGAGCAAAGCAAAGGGCGGAAGACGAAAAAGGCGTCGACGTTCGGCAAAAACAAAAGTCTGGGCATGGGAAATGATCCCATCTTTGGACCTGGACCCTGAAATGATTTACTTCTGGGGGGGTGGTCTGTGACAGTGACAAGCGGCAAAGAAGGGAGGATTTAGGGTCCTTGCTCGGCATCGTCCGAGATTCGAAAACGAACTCGCTTTCCTGCTCCATGTATCTTGTCTCTCGTGGCCGCTGGCATTCTGACAGAGACGACGCCCGTTTGTTGTAAATGTGTACCTGGCCTGGAGAGATAAGGAAGCTGGACCACTCCCGCCCCCCCGTAACGTTGCTGCAAACAGACCAAGGGGCATGTCTCGGTACTTGCTGCACACGGTTGGCCGGCCGGGGGTGGGGAATAAGTCCCTGATGGTCTTTCGAGAGGGTTTGCAAGCGAGGGAGATGAAGGATCAAGAGCGTGAAGACGAGAGAAGGACGGACGATGAGGAACAAGTTTAGAGAAGATGAGACGAAGGGGTAAACTGCCCAGCGACGCCTCCAAAAGTTCCTGCCCAGAGCCTCGACGATCCGGCTCccgtgagagagagaataaGTTACCAAATGGTAATCTCCCCCCTTGTCATGTCTTTTCGTGTCCCATTGTGTCgcccacacccacacccacacccaccccCGGACATCGCACAtacgcacgcacgcacaccCAAGACTCAACTACACTCActcgaggacgacgcagAAGGGATCTGCCAATTGTCGACGACGCAACGGAAACACAACGGAAATGAATCATCTGGGAcaaccgggggggggggggggggggggggaccaaTGCTGAGGTATGCCGAGTCCAGGAGTCTAGGCAGGGCGCAATGCCGAATGGCATGGCATTCAGAAACCCCGGCGAGACAGGAGAATGCCATGTCCCCTTGGCCCGCAAACCATCGAAACTCaagactctctctctctctcgctctctaGAACGTGGTGCAGCTGGCAGCAAATAACAGTTGCTTctgccgccaccgagacggcaCCGCCATCCGAGGGAATGCTGCTGCTTCGCCCCCCCAAGAACGCTCTAGCAACCGCCCAGAGGGCTGGGCCAGCGCAGCGCACCtcagtgcagtgcagtgcagcGCGGCGTTCTCTCTGTTCACCGAAAAGTCTTGGGGGAAAAGTCTGTTCTTGTGACACAGGCAATGCAATGGCTTATTGGGGCGGCACGCCGCAGTCCCCTTGGCGGGGGGGTTTGGCAGCACTGTTGTGTCCCCTGTCCCAAGCGTATCCGTCTGCATCCATTCCTTTTTCTACGAATGCCTCTCACTCTCAAGTATGCAGGCCAAACGACATGATGTCCTTCCTGCCCGGCCTTGTCTGTTGTGCTGCTCGGCATGCGTTGGCAATGTGGCAGTGTGTTTGCAACGAAGACCGCGATGCCACCTGAGCCCtgtctcctctctcctctctcctctctcctccctccctcccttcctgAAAGGCGCCCAAGAGGCATGCTGCATGCCCTGACACCGATTGTCGTCCTCCGACATGttgctcgccgccgttccaTCATTCGCTTGAGGGGGGAggttcttggccttggctaGCCGTGAACCCAAAgtccctctctcccccccccaagacTCCCAAGCCCGCCAAGAATAACACAGACAAACCGTACCGCTGCgctgccccccccttcccctacAAGCCTAGGCGGGCCAAGGTTGTCTCTGTGGCCCATTTTGGAGTCAGTGAGCTGATAGCGCCTCTTGGCAAGCAGCGTTTGAGacctctttctctctcactcgctcactcactcgctcactcacttactCATTCACTTGGTCTCTTTCTCGTAGTGTAGGTAGGATGAGAAATGCCCAGACTTTTGTACCTCTCACACAGTCTCTGTTGTGCGCTCGTGCCCAGGCTTTGCCCAGAGGCTTGCCCAGATGCCCAGTGTACAATTACAGCTGggcctcttttttttttcttcctcttcccttTTCTCCTGGTCCGCCCCATCACCCACCCGCCGCCATTCCATCCCTCCTGCACCTTTTTCCCTTCTCTCCTTGTTTGagtttttattttattttagTTTTCTAATTCCTTCTCGGTTTTTCTTGGGAAACGGGAGAAATGGTCAGGCGCAATCAGAGCTCCATGCTCGGCGTCTCTGGGCTTCCCTCACGACTTGCTCTCGCTCCCGCTTTCACTCTTGACGCACATCCGGCTGGTTTCCCCTAAAAGGTCGCCCAAGTTCGCGCCCGGAACGTCATGGGGGCTTCTGCACTCTGACCGAGCCCATCTCACACCCCCCACCAACACTGAACAATTCTGCACCgcaccacacaccacacagTACCATACCACACACTTACACACATCCTGGCCTTTTGTGGTTTTCTTCTGGACCgtttttatttatttatttactTCCAAGCTACCCTGGACATCCCCCATATATTAAAGCCTTCCCGCTGCCTGGGGACCTGGACCTCCGTTAATAAGCGGCAGCTGGTGTTGATGTGTTGTGGAGAAACACTAGTTTTCTGTCAAAGATAATCGATCTTGGAAAGGCAGCCTggaagaagcaaaagaaCAGGTTTAACAGAGAGAAAGGATAAGagggggagaaaaaaaacaagttgagaagagggaggatttcacacacacacacacacacacacaaacacacacactttacatcgtcgacgccgccaccgacgccgccgccatgtccCTCCACAACGGCGCATACAGCCATCAGGGCTACTCAGCGCCGCCTTACAGCCAGGGATATCACCACCCGCCGGGGGGCCAGATGTACGCCCAAGGCCACAGCAACACGCAAATCTACTACACGCCCGACAGCAacaacgccgacgacgccgcgtcttcgtcggcgtcgtcggcgcggcaCTGGTACGGCCAGCCCGGCCGGCCCCGCAGCGAATGCTCGCCGGCCGTTACGGCGGACGACACCTTCGCCCGCAAGAGGCGGCGCCTCACCTACATGTACTACGTCCTGCGGCAgatcgccatcatcgtgCCGCTGGTCGTCATGTTcctcaacatcaacatctACGTCTCGCGCCGCGGCAAGTACCTCAACGACTCGACGAGCCCGGCCGACCCCATCTTTTACACCATGTGGCTGACCGTCCCCATTGTAAGTGCATGATGAGAGGAAGGATGGATGCGTCTATCTGTATGCATGTGGCGTATGATGAAGTGGTTGCTGACAGAATACCCACCCCCCCTGCCAGTCTTTCTTGATGTTGATATGGTCCCTCACGGCCGTGATATGGCGCAAGAGGGAGCCGTACCGCGGCGGCATCCCGAAGCATGTCCATTTCGGCATGGAGCTGTGCTTCGCCATGGGGACGACCATCTGCTgggtcctcctcgtcatccagaTCGAGTCCAAGAAGTCCAACGGCTACTACGCATACCCGTACATCCAGTACGAGGCGGCCCTGGCATTCCTGCTGGGCCTCATCATGTGCGTTCTCATCTCATTTCATTTCatttctctgtctctcttcctctcaaAAACAAAAGACTAACGGTTTCACAGGATGTCCGAGTTTGGGCTTATCGCCCGCGCGTGGTTCGAGTTCAGCCACGACAGGACCCGGTACAATAACGAGGCCATGGTGCAGGTGTAACTCGCCGGCGCTCAACCCTTATTCCCTTGCaattttcttcttccatgGTGAAGACTGTACCAAGAAATACCCCGTAATACGGAGCCATTCGGCACGGCGTTGAAAGGACTGGAGTTTGGAAAGGGGAAGAgagcggaggggggggccGTGGTTTTTGAGGGATATACAACATCGGCGgctctcccccctcccctccccacgCTCCCCTTGTTGATTTTcaaaaaaagacaaaaaacACCCCGGCATGGCATGAGAGATACCCATACGCAAAAGATACCATTAATCAAGAAATACTGAAATGTTCCGTATAGACACACGCCTCGCTCCCCGTTCATGTGCTCGCTCTCTCGTCCGTCCATCCGCCGCCGACACTGTACCGACTGTGCAAttgctcccccccccccaaatccTTACCGGACCTGTACCTGTCGTCGTGTGCGCTTGCGATACAGCATCGCCCACGAGATGAGCAGCGACGCCGCCAATACGATTACCGCGATGAAGCCCGACACGGCAACGGACCCCAGCGTCCCGAGCCTCCCCatgtgcggcggcggcagtagGACGAACGGCTCGGGCGTATCGGTCTGCATGCTCACTCTGGTGAGATAGATGTTGCTGGTCAAGTCCGCGCAGGAGGGCAGGCCGCACCACACCGTCGTGgactcctcggcgacggtggtCGTCTGTGTGACGACTTCCAATATCCTCGAATTGTGCAGGACGTTCCGCTCTATGACCTCCCTCGACGTGATGGCTGCCTGGGAGAGGGTGACGGCGTAGCCGCGCAATAGCTTCCCCGACGTCACGGGGTACGCTTCCATCGTCCCGCCCATGTTGAAGACCCTATCAGACAAGGCGAAGAAGCTGCAGCCGGTCGCAATGACTCCTTCGCAAACCCAGGGGATCGTGCTGGGAAGGATTAGTTGCGTGAGGGAGTAGTGTGAGTGCGACTGCATAGGTCGCGAGCTCAACTGTTTTGTAAGAAGGGGCGGGGGgtagggagggagggagggagggagaaaagaCTCACTCGGGACAGCAGAACAGGTTGATATAGTTTGTTGCGATTATGGTCGTGACGGGGAGGTTGGGATTGGCCGGGAATGCGCTGCCCGTCGGGGTGAAGGACGactcgctgccgctgctcaTACGGAGACATGCCACGGTGTAGCCCGTGGGACACCCGGTTGAGGAAGTCGCGTAGACATCGCCGCAGATGCGTTTGGCGTCGGCATCGAACTTGTCCAATGGGTAGCGGCAGTTCAGCGACGGCGTGACGCGCGGGAGGGAGgctgccgaggtcgaggttgtcgtcggcgcgtTCATGTCGAGACTGCTGCGTCTTCCGGTCGGAGCAACCACGAACACCGCCACCAAAGACGGCGGCTTCGAAGCGTATGGGATATCAGTAGTTCCGCTGAGAGGATATGGAGACGGGAATGAGGCACAGTTGAAAGCGAGACGGGAATGGGGTTGAGAGGATTATATGCAGCAGATCCATATTCGGCTTCGCACCACCACTGTCCAGGGGACTGCTATCATGAGACCAATCTCAATCGGGAGAATCCTGCGGCTGCGCGGCGCAGTCGCCTCGGCGTGCCCAGATGGCTGGCATCCTCGCCCATCGTGATTGGGGTGAAATGAATGAGAGGATGGCGAATGCTGGGTACGTGTTAAGGTTTGGAATGCCCCTTAATGGAGTCTGTCAGTGTGATGAATGAAAGCATGGCAACATGATGAGCTGTTGTGAGATTCAGCATGAGTGTAAGCATGAGTTGAGTGAGCatgagaatgagaatgagaatgCGTGCTGGAGCATCGCATGAGAGTGAGGGTGACTAAGACTGGGATTACCTCATCTCGGTGTGGACTTGCACACCTTTGCAGTGGAAGAGCCGGTCGGTCAGCGCCCCACATTCACCGAGATGGGGTATTTGTCGGAGGGACGCATCGGGGAAAGCCGCTGACGAACAGGCAGGAGTGGATCTGACGGGTCTTCTACTTGGTCCGCGATTGGTCATATCGCTATCGTGGTGGGGTCCCATTCGATCATGGCACGTCTCAGGCGCGTCACAGTTGACCAGTTAGCGCCAAAACATCCCAAAATTTGggcagagaaagagagaaagagagaaagagagaaggaaagaagaagcgcTGGAGAACATTAAGTGGGTCCAGGCAGTCCGTCCCGCGGTTCCCGATCCTTCCCCGACCTGGCCGAAAGCCTGTCACGCAAGTGCCAAAACCACTGCTGCCACCACtactgccaccaccaccaccaccaccaccaccaacaacagctCAACCGCGGGCAACATAGGGCGGCAAAAGGGTCGCACATTGGCCGATTTCGctttgcctttttttttttttcttttatctttttttttttctctccctGTCTCCACCAAACAAGGCTGAGTTCGACATCCTTTTCTGTCCCGCATCAACTTCGGGAGACGAGCGAGACGCAGACAGAAAGAGGCGAGACAAGAGACAGCAAAAGAGACACAAAGACAAAGACAACCCATGGTAGATCACcatgtcctcgacgagggctATCAAGAAGAGCGCCTTCTCATGCGAGCCGTGCCGTCGGCGCAAGGTACGTCCTATCCCGTCCGTCTCTttcactttccccttccccgtGCGCCTCATTTCCCGCATTCCCCGCGGCAGCGCCACACAAAATCCCCCCGCGACGTGCCCCCCTGCATCGTCCGTCAACTGGCAGACAACGGCGCGCCGCCCGTCGTGTTTGATAATCCTGCCTAGGGTGACACCGAGCCTGGTCATCGATATTGCGTTGCGGGGGAGGAAAGGGCGGGCTTGGTCCATCCGGGTGGGAAACGGATATCTCGGACGGCTTCCGACATTTGGAGGAGGGGTGGACGGGACTGTGGCTGATCCGGAACTCGGCAGGTCAAATGCGGCGGAGAACAGCCGACCTGCAATCGTTGCGCCGCCCGAGCCGATGAGTGCGTCTATAAGCTGTGAGTACCAGTACTCTCCCTCACCCTGGCCCGGGGTCGACTATGTCACTGTGTGACAGTCCAGTTGTGTTGACTTTCGCCAACAGCAACCCGACCCTGTCGTACACGTCGCGCTTGGAGCACCGcatcaaggagctcgaggctcagctcgccgccgcaaaGGCGCATGGCCACGGGCCGTCAGAGCCTTCccggacgtcgtcgcccagcaTCGGGCCGTCGGCGGGCCAGTCGCCCATGACCGACTCTCACCACTTTGAATCCCAGGACGAGGAGTCGGTGAGCGAGAGCTTCAAGGGCctcaaggtcgacgacaAGGGCGCCATCACCTACCATGGCTCCACCAGTTTCTTCCAGCTGCCGGGCGACCGGCCTTCGGGGGCGAGGGATCAGCAGTCGACGTCGAACCAGGCCATGCAGAGGCGCGAGAGGCTGGTTGCCAACGCATGGCAGCAGAGGGCGCTCGAGAACATGTCTGATATCCCAGTACGTACCGCCCAAATTGTTGCCCCCTATGAACGGGACTGACTGACATTTTCCCCCCCTGGCCTAGGAACCATTCCAATACTTGTTAAACGTCCACTGGTGTTGGATCCAGCCCCTTTTCAACTTCATCTACAGACCTGCCTTCACCCGTAAGCAACCTCGTCGGCCCGGCTCCCCGTCACAGGGCACACTGACCTTTCTTTACCAGGCGACATGCAGACGCTGGGACCATACTACTCCCATACCCTGATGAACGCAGTGTTGTCACACTCGATCCGCTGGGGCCGCAGTGACCCTGCAACAAAGGAGAAGCTGGACGAGTTctacgacggcggcgcgctctTCGGCAAACATGCCCGCAGCATGGTCTTCGAGGAGCTCAGCCAGGGCATCTGCTCCATCCCGACGGTCCAGaccttgctgctgctcagcGCGCAGGAGTGCAGCGTCGGCAACAGCGCGCAGGCGTGGACGTACAGCGGCCTGGCCTtccgcatcatcgaccaccTCGGCATCTGCGTTGACGGCCAGAGATACCCCGGCTCGGTGCAGCTgacggacgaggacgtcgagatCCGCCACCGGCTGTTCTGGAGCTGCTACTTCTGGGACAAGATGATCAGTCTCTACCTCGGGCGCTCGCCGTCGCTCCAGCAGACGTCCGTGTCGCCGCCCCAGATCATGTGTGAGTCCTAGTCTCGCTGTGTCCGGTACTATTCTTTTTCCCTGCGCAGGCTAACACCACCGGACAGTCGACGACTCGTCCGAGAACGAATCGTGGACCCCGTTCGGCGTCGTCCCCGAGGGCGGCTGGAAGTACCCCCCGTCCGCGGCCCACTCGACGTCCTGCTTCATGCAGATGTGCCGCCTCTCGATTGTCTTCAACGAGATCCTCGTCCACATGTACGACCCCGTACGCCCCAACAGCCAGGCCGAGATGCAGGACTGTCTCGCCAAGCAAGAGGTCGCCCTGCGCCAGTGGTGGGACGACCTGCCTCCTCACCTCAAGATGGAGCCCGCGTCGCTCCCCGCGTtggcgccgccctcccaCATCATCACGTTGAAGTAAGCGCTTTCCCCTGCCGTGTGTCTATGGTGTGGTTTACGACacgtacacacacacacacacactctctctctctctctctctctctttcatATCTGACATCTTTGATTAGCGTACTCTACCGCACTTTCAAGATCCTCCTCTACCGCCCCATGCTTTCACAGCGGAGCAGGGTCGGGGAGAACTTGCAGCCGGTACAGAGGTATC
This sequence is a window from Colletotrichum higginsianum IMI 349063 chromosome 8, whole genome shotgun sequence. Protein-coding genes within it:
- a CDS encoding Fungal specific transcription factor is translated as MSSTRAIKKSAFSCEPCRRRKVKCGGEQPTCNRCAARADECVYKLPVVLTFANSNPTLSYTSRLEHRIKELEAQLAAAKAHGHGPSEPSRTSSPSIGPSAGQSPMTDSHHFESQDEESVSESFKGLKVDDKGAITYHGSTSFFQLPGDRPSGARDQQSTSNQAMQRRERLVANAWQQRALENMSDIPPLFNFIYRPAFTRDMQTLGPYYSHTLMNAVLSHSIRWGRSDPATKEKLDEFYDGGALFGKHARSMVFEELSQGICSIPTVQTLLLLSAQECSVGNSAQAWTYSGLAFRIIDHLGICVDGQRYPGSVQLTDEDVEIRHRLFWSCYFWDKMISLYLGRSPSLQQTSVSPPQIMFDDSSENESWTPFGVVPEGGWKYPPSAAHSTSCFMQMCRLSIVFNEILVHMYDPVRPNSQAEMQDCLAKQEVALRQWWDDLPPHLKMEPASLPALAPPSHIITLNVLYRTFKILLYRPMLSQRSRVGENLQPVQRYLGECVTSATGIIAIFDLFCRSFGISHCVLSLSYSVYISASIFLLQVQSSVDDTQALRRLEYCARILASVKRINPVISSALNLIVRELVSLGIDVGALGLPKTDAIPPMATYGIPQPRPANVPPTSMPPGPEATSSPEQIYNFPFVDTLGPEAFAIDPQVFQTMSSIEPLSVRVGAIDE